In Castanea sativa cultivar Marrone di Chiusa Pesio chromosome 6, ASM4071231v1, a single window of DNA contains:
- the LOC142641280 gene encoding homeobox-leucine zipper protein ATHB-12-like, whose protein sequence is MLDHSEYSPSAVVAAESFGCMDMDSLTTSRKKKNKNKRRFSDEQIKSLETMFESESRLEPRKKLELARELGLQPRQVAIWFQNKRARWKSKNLERDYSTLRGDYNDLASMFEALKKEKQALVVQLQKLNDLMQRPQEERQCCSEGVAANSTQDELDNGDTNKCESETKPSLSTERSEHGGGVLSDEDSNIKAEYFTLEDEPSLLDMVEPADGSLTSTEDWSSLNSDGLFDQSNGNNQWWDFWS, encoded by the exons ATGTTAGATCACTCAGAATATTCTCCTTCGGCGGTGGTGGCGGCAGAGTCTTTTGGTTGCATGGACATGGACTCACTCACCACTTcgagaaagaagaaaaacaagaataaaagaAGGTTCAGTGATGAGCAAATCAAATCGTTGGAAACAATGTTTGAGTCAGAGTCAAGGCTTGAGCCGAGGAAGAAGCTGGAGTTGGCAAGAGAGCTTGGGTTGCAGCCAAGACAGGTTGCAATTTGGTTTCAGAATAAGAGAGCTCGATGGAAGTCAAAGAATCTCGAACGTGACTATAGCACACTACGAGGCGATTACAACGACCTGGCTTCCATGTTTGAAGCtcttaagaaagaaaagcaGGCTTTGGTTGTACAG TTGCAGAAGCTGAATGATCTGATGCAAAGGCCACAAGAGGAAAGGCAGTGTTGCAGTGAAGGTGTAGCTGCAAACAGCACCCAGGATGAATTGGACAATGGAGACACTAACAAATGTGAATCTGAAACAAAGCCAAGCTTGTCAACGGAAAGATCAGAACATGGAGGAGGTGTACTGTCAGATGAAGATAGCAATATAAAAGCAGAGTACTTTACACTGGAAGACGAACCCAGTCTTCTAGATATGGTGGAACCTGCTGATGGTTCCTTGACATCAACTGAAGATTGGAGCAGTTTGAACTCTGATGGTCTTTTTGACCAATCTAATGGTAATAATCAGTGGTGGGACTTCTGGTCTTGA